From Carassius carassius chromosome 15, fCarCar2.1, whole genome shotgun sequence:
ttgagcaaaagagacttccttcaaaaacattaaaaacttttgAACGGAAGTGTAATTAAACCGCGATGTCACTTAATTATGAACTAGataagtattaaatattaaaatgatccaACTACAATGTCTGCCAGAAAGTGCAGTGAGAGCTTGTACATCAGGgtgtgatcctgaagacctttgTGGGAGAGTGTGAGGGCTTTTGATGGAGGTACAGTGCTGCAGTTCATTCTCAGTTAAGCTCAGAAATAACATATGTGCAGTATGTGGGGCTTGTTGCGAGGATGTCTTACCTGTGATGTTCCTGTCTGTTTACTTGTAGGGGTGAAGCGTGGCGTGTGCTCCCAGATCAACCACTTCCCAGAGGACGCAGACTTTGATCATGATGGAGCAGAATACGTCCTGCGTAAGCAGCTGCCCTTTATTACAACGACAGACTTTATCATGACAAAGCATTTCTGCATCATGAATGAAATGCAGCTACAGCAAATGTCTTTGCCTTGTTAAAGAaacagtacacccaaaaataaagCATTTCTACTATTTATTCACTCATTTTTAGTGTTAAATCCTTGTTCTtgcttccttgttttttttttaagtaacataTTGCAGATTCACAATAATTCTTCAAATTCAATCCTATGCTTCATATCCCCTGAAATGCTCCAAGACATTTCTGTACTACAGTTTCCTGTGTGCACGTGTGCATGTCacacacataaatgcatgcatgcacccAGGTTGGCATTTTGGTTGGTATTTAGATGGCATTTCCTTGCACTGTCCCAGATTGACTGGTCTCAGATGGGATGCCGAACCGCCAGGGGAACATTTTTCCTCTGGGGCTTTTTCATACACAGTGCACAACAGCCTCATTTTATTACCCAGGTGCCTCATTTTAGCTTAATATTTATGTCTAAAAATGTGGCATGGAGATAAGTATGCACAGTGTCAAAGACCTGAACAGAATTGACTCGCCTACACTCATCATGTCTCAAGCTTCTAATGCTCTCCGTCTCTCGCCCTCTCCCATCTGTCTCTCTACTCCGCTATTCTCTTTCCCTGCAGGAGTGGTTAGGGCCTCCAACATCTTTCCCATTCTTAGTGCCATCCTGCTGCTAATGGGAGGAGTCTGTATCGCAGCCAGCCGTTTCTACAAGAGAAAAAGGAACATCGTGCTGGGGGCTGGCATTCTGTTTGTAGCGGCAGGTAAAGTGTGTGCATTATGTGTGTACAAGCATTGGTCAAGGAGTAAATGTCAAATTACATCTAATATTTACCTGTGCTAGAAAAGTGTGTCATACACCGTGGTGTCCTATAAAGTCTAAAAGTCTTAAATATgggatttaactttttttttttattaaatgtgaataaatgcatacatggaAAAACCtgtcaatttaaatatttatggtttTAATATAATGCATGGAAGATGCACAATATTATATcccatttttatttatgcattttgcagacacctttatccaaaggagcttacactgcattcaggataaacatttcattttaaatttacttttgatAAAGGCATCGGCCAAACgcataaataaaaatggaaagtaatcttataattaaatatgtataatgcaatataattgcatatattataaattattttaatataaaaatatgacaaaAGAAAACACCACGAAATGCTATGAAATGCTTAATACAATTTTACAACAAGTCTTTAAGTGAATGTCTGTACAGAATGATCCACAAtataactgtaaaatgtaaaacattttatctGATAAAACCTAATTGCCAGATTGGACAGTGAATGCTTCAGAATCTTTTTTATTCTGTATTTCTCAGTACCTGAGAGTTTTGATCAGTTGGCATGTTTTGATCATTGATCTTTCACTGATCTTTAGGCCTGAGTAACATCATTGGTGTGATAGTGTACATTTCTGCCGCTCTGGGTGACATTTCCCCAAAGAAGGATGAAGATAAGAAATGGCAGTACTCCTACGGCTGGTCCTTCTACTTCGGCGGGCTGTCCTTCATCCTGGCTGAGATGGTGGGCGTGTTGGCAGTAAACATCTACATCGAGAAGAACAAGGAGCTCCGCTGTCGCTCTCGCACCGATATCTTTAAGAGCACCACTCACGCCATGCTACGGCTCCCAAGCTACCGCTTCCGGCGCAGATCACGTTCCAGCTCTCGATCCACAGACCCCTCCCGCTCACGAGACCCCTCTCCCGTGGGTGGCCCACCAGGGGGGAAGAACTTCGGAATGCCCCCGTCTGCTTTACTCTCTCAGGGGTCCATATCTGTGTCCACTCTACCCAACCCTCACTCCCGTTCCGCTCTGCCAGGGGGCGATATTTCCCTTTACACCCTCTCTCGAGACCCCAAACTGGGTGGTTTGGGAGGTCTGGGCGCCCCTCCGCTGTACGGCACAGTGGACCGCGCCACGCTATACCAGCTGCACAACTGCTTCCCGAAAGAGAGCGGAGGGAGCGGAGGAAGCATTATGATAACTGGGACACTGCCCTCGCTCAAATCCCACAATCCCTCAGCTGTCCAAAATTCTTCCAACTCCAACGCACCACTCAGCAACTCCGTCCCGTCCTCGCAGCCTCCACCTTTCTCCTCCTCTACGGTGGAGCGGGAACGAGGGATGGGAACACTGGATAGGCTAGGAAAAGGTGACAGAGAGAGCAACTCCAACACGTTAAATAGAAAAACTACACCAGTGTAGTCTCTTGGCATTGACAAATGtttcactttataaaaaaaaataaagagtaaaTGAAAGACAAACATctcataataataacaacaccttgttttttttttttcttcagtactgTTTTAATGAAACTATTATCATGGAATACTGTGATATTTTGCTTGATTTTAGGCTTGGAATTTCAAGATGGTGaagtgttgttgttattatgaATGCATTTGAACTGCTAGCTCTTAACATGTTGAATGATTCTAGTTTTTAAACTAGAAAGACTATTTTGCTTTTCAAAGATTTTTGACTGTGATTCCAAAACGTGATACTGAGCACTGCAGAAACATGAGTGTATTCAATGTGTGTGAGAAGATTATTACTACGACTAACTTTGTGagaagcattatttattttaaagaaagtttTATTTTCTACCCTTTGATAACATGCAATTTAGTGTAATATCTGTCTTCCAGCTCAGTAAAGAGATCAGCACCATAATTGATGGACTGAAATGACAAAGagttaaaatgaaaaagattttttatataaacctaccatcatatttttgttaaaatcacTATTATTAGTAGAAGTAGCACTTGTTGAATTGAAAACCTTTGTTTTGGGGCATTAAAACATTCCCTCATTTGTTCAAAGAGGGACAGATGATATATTTGTGTAGAGAGAATGACGAATGATGACATTCAGTAGAGGGACTTCTATCCAAAACTGTGCTTTTCAAATTGGAGGGAGGTAGGATGgatggaaaaaaaacaactttttaaattaaaactgtaTATTACACATaactgtatttgaaaaaaaaagaagatactttAAAAATCTAGAGTACAGATGTGGCGGGGGGGTTGGGTCGGGCTTGAAAAGGGAAGAATGGGTAGCTGGGTCGGGTTCTTTTGAAAATGTATGAGGACACGGTCTTCCTTGAGCTCTGATTGGGCTACACTTGTATGTGGGGCATGCCCGGTGTcatttgtgttttccctccatTGTGTCATGTGATCATGACAGCATCCCAAAGGCAAACTCccatccaaaaaacaaaaacaaatgttcacTGTGCTGCACCTGACTCCCTTTGATCCGTCTGCTTCTCTAAATGAGAATCATATATGTGGACATTCTGCTAACCTTTAACCTTTATTCCATGATCTCAGCCAACAAGAGGTCAACACAGGACATTACATAAAAGAGTGCAAATGAGCATCAAATCACAACCTGCAGTCGGGGGTCTTTTttaattcatacaaaaaaaaaaaattgtggaaagcTACACAGACAGCATTTATGTGGTCAGTTATAAATAATACGTAGTGGAGAATAGATATATCTAGAGAAAATATGGTTTATCTTAATGTGTGATAAACTCTTAACACTGTATTGCACGAATTTTACATATAAAAGAAACAACAGACAATCTACGAGTGATGTCgtttgtgtgtttttaacatcTTTATCCATAAAAGATAACCAAGATGATCTTTCATGGAAGTATGTTGGAAGCACGTTTCCAGTTAAAAATACAGCTAAGTAATAGTGAGATAAAGTTTAAAACACAACATAGTGACAAAGTTACAAAGtcaaaattcagtaaaaaaaaaaaaaaaaaaaaaatacaaataaaagtcacaattatctttttttttttttttttttaactctgaggACAAAATGGGCTTCCGTTAAACTGGTTCTCAACCAGGGGCCAGGGCACACTAGGGGGCTtattaaaaataagacaaaattagtattaaaacaaaccaaatcaatcaagatatttcttattttaattcaccCCTCAACaaaggttttttctttttctttgaagaACCAAGACTCTTTATATGAGGTAAATGtcacataaaattataaaaatctgaatatatttttCTAGTAACGTCAAACACAAATACTTTATTGGGTAGAaattgtggggaaaaaaaaaaaattatatgtatatattatttatatatttttttttgcctgaTTTCCAGATGAGCAGTCCATCAATTTCTCACTATTGGAGGACTGTTTAGAGGTTTTTATTGTACCCACCCACAAACATCCACTCATTTTGGTCCCGACCA
This genomic window contains:
- the cacng8b gene encoding voltage-dependent calcium channel gamma-4 subunit — its product is MVCEKGIQILLTIVGAFASFGLMTVAIGTDYWLYSRALICNSTANNTQEDPHNKEKKDPGALTHSGLWRICCLEGVKRGVCSQINHFPEDADFDHDGAEYVLRVVRASNIFPILSAILLLMGGVCIAASRFYKRKRNIVLGAGILFVAAGLSNIIGVIVYISAALGDISPKKDEDKKWQYSYGWSFYFGGLSFILAEMVGVLAVNIYIEKNKELRCRSRTDIFKSTTHAMLRLPSYRFRRRSRSSSRSTDPSRSRDPSPVGGPPGGKNFGMPPSALLSQGSISVSTLPNPHSRSALPGGDISLYTLSRDPKLGGLGGLGAPPLYGTVDRATLYQLHNCFPKESGGSGGSIMITGTLPSLKSHNPSAVQNSSNSNAPLSNSVPSSQPPPFSSSTVERERGMGTLDRLGKGDRESNSNTLNRKTTPV